The nucleotide window CCGACCCTGGAACCGGGTCATTTCGATGGAACGACCTTCACTCCGGGTCTCTTGAACCGAAGGCAATGCTCTTGGGCGAACGGTCGCCCAGGGTCTCCGCCTTGTCGCCCCGCACCGGTCGTATTACTGCTATTTTACTCCTTTATCCTGTTGACGGGCAGGCAGGGGTCTTTTTCAGGAGGAAACACCGTTTCCCCCTCTTTGTTTTACCTCGTACAGGGCAAAGTCGGCCCTTTTCGTGAGGGAATCGATGTCGTCCCCATCCCGGTAGGTCGACACGCCTATGCTGGCCGTGACAGGACCGAACCCCCCGTGGTCCAGGCCGAGCAGCAGCACCCGCAGTTTCCTGGCGAGCATGAGCGCCTCTTCCGCGTCGACCGGGGTGGAAATGATGAGTTCGTCGCCGCCCCAGCGTGTCACCCTATCCGAGGATCG belongs to Thermovirga sp. and includes:
- a CDS encoding GGDEF domain-containing protein; amino-acid sequence: YTAATTDMTTDLFNRKFFDENLRKEIARASRYGSPLSLIMIDLDNFKALNDTKGHLAGDSGLQEIAQAIKNNVRSSDRVTRWGGDELIISTPVDAEEALMLARKLRVLLLGLDHGGFGPVTASIGVSTYRDGDDIDSLTKRADFALYEVKQRGGNGVSS